Genomic segment of Rhodothermaceae bacterium:
CTTGCAATGATTCCAGGATCGCTATCAGATGGCTCCCCTGAGATTCAATTGCGGACACAACATTTTGGATTGGTGAAAGCAAAAGTGTTACCACTTCACCCAATAACTCCTCTTTGGACTTCAGAGAAGCTAATGCATCAATCTGACTCCCCTCAAAAAGGACTCCATCCACGATGGCAGCTCTTAGTTTGGGGAGATCTTGATTAGATTTTTTTCTGAATGTCTTGATCGCTCGCGCTGCAGCACTCGGCTCAACACTAATCGCTACCGCGGTAGGACCAAACAAA
This window contains:
- a CDS encoding 50S ribosomal protein L10, producing MSVTRAQKEEEVALLTEKLEDNPSVYVTDYKGLNVEEVSHLRQVLRDAGVEYRVVKNTLLKRAMKSTGGYDAAFDYLFGPTAVAISVEPSAAARAIKTFRKKSNQDLPKLRAAIVDGVLFEGSQIDALASLKSKEELLGEVVTLLLSPIQNVVSAIESQGSHLIAILESLQDRDEA